In the Arachis stenosperma cultivar V10309 chromosome 8, arast.V10309.gnm1.PFL2, whole genome shotgun sequence genome, gatgctcataaacttccaagaaagattctattttagaaaaaatcaaaggagcaacttggttttcatctcttgatgcaaaatcaggatattggcaacttcgtttagacgaagaaacaaagaaattaattgcttttacttgcccaacaaaagaatcaacaagtgtgttgctctatgaatggaatgtattaccattcggattaaaacagccccaggtatttatcaaagatttatggaagaaaatctaaaggagttaaatgaatttgtttagtgtacattgatgatatactaattttacaaaacaggataaaagatcatcttcaaaaattattaatagttttagaaagatgtaaagaaaaaggattagttcttagcaaaagaaagcaagaatagcaaaagaaatagagtttcttggattaattctatccactGAAGGAAAGCTAAACTACAACCAATGTTctagaaaaagtaaatttatttcctaataaaatagaagatagaaaacaattacaaaaatttttagggtgtataaattatatttctgatcaaggatttttaaagaatactAGTGTATGAACCCGTGCTCAGCACggaaaaatttataaaagtaaaaaaaattatatattttgatatttaaaacaaaagtataaaataattattattttaagaaatttataaaattattatcaaaatcaaagtttaatttaaaaaaaaagtgagtaataattattttatattttttaaggtaaaataattatacactgatacagaatttaaaataaaattaaaatatttatattagaatactatttttttaaagactTCTCTATAAATAATATTGATGGTTAAATCTGCAGACATTTTTACGTGATTTATAAGTAAAACTTTTAAACATCTCTTACTCTTAACTCTTAAAAGTGCCATATATAGTTAGCCATGTGTAAAAACTGGTTTGGGCAAGTACAATCCAATATGAGATAAAATTTGTCCCTGAAACTTATTAATTGTCATGACAAACGATACTATTATGGAAAATTGTCTTCGTTAGAATCTAACTGGGACGGTTTCATTTGTTGGTACCATATTCATTTTTGGAATCAAAGCAATATGACCAACATTGTTACCCGTTAAGACTTCACATTCTATGACATGATTTCCAAGCTTCCTAACTTGTAGCCTTGTACCATTACAAAGAACACTAGATTGGTCAATATTCCTCAGTAACATCACCGAAACACCAACCTTGAGTATTAATTTATGTGGAGGCAAACCAGAGCAATTTATGCTATTCAGTAATTCAGGACCATAGAGATCTAGTTGACTCTCCATATTCCCTTCATCCATACAAATGGAATCCGAACTAATATAATTTTTCCCCAGGAATGATAGCCATCAGATGGTTGTTGACCTCTTCAACGATGTCTAGTGTAGGAGCCAGTATAGTTCTTGCTTTGAAAAATCCTTCGAGGACATGTTTTCCAAAATATTTGGATAAGAAAAATGAACCAACTCATCAAAGGCCTAGTTGAAGAAGGAATACAATATCTCCTGGAAGACATATCTCAGATCACCATCCATATTCACCTTTAGACCATCACCAACTTTCAATAACCACTCACCAAATTGCTCTGTCTCATCTTGATCTGAAGCAGTCGTCCCTACAGAGAGTCTCATGTTTTTTGTTAGTTTGAGCACCTGACAAAACTTCCAAAGGTAGACGAATTCACAGTTGAATGAACGATATCTTGTCTCGATCCTCGTGAAATGATAGAAAGAATTGTCTAAAGTCTCCACCTAGAACAACCACTTTTTCTCCAAAGGGCAAATCTTGCTATATATTGGAGAACACCTCATGATATCACCCAAGCATTTATCAAGCGCTTCATAGCAGTACTTACTAACCATTGGAGTCTCATCCCAAATTATAAGTTGGCTTTCAACAGCAACATTGCTTGAGGAGAACCAGGTTTGATGTTACATATAGAATCCTCAGTTATATTCAGCGTATTTTGAACCCTGAGTGTGTCATTCTTCCATTGGGAAGAAGTAAAGATGCAATACCACTCGAAGCAACGTTTAATACTATATCACCCATCGAGCGAATCTCAGCAAACATAAGGTTCCAATAAATGTTTTTCTAGTACCTCCATGACCATACACAAAGAAAAAGCCCATTCATCACAATACACAgctataataattttattgaatgcatatctctgcTCAGGTGTTGCGATGGCTACATGTCTGAGACATTTTTCTTTGAATCATCCTTATTAAAGTTTATCTCTTCCCTAATAACCCTTCGGTTAACAAAAAACTATCAACTTCAGTTGCTAAAGGCATAGGAGGATGTCTTCAAGGTTTTACCATAGGAATGTAAGATCTTGTCTATATCCATTAAGCACAACTGCTTAATCTCATCATTTGATATTGTTAACTCTGCATATATACGATACTGTAAAATTCAATCAAACAAAAATGATCAATAAGAAAAAACTTTTATCATTGTAATTAATAAAACTCACTGCTCATGTTCATCACGGCTCTCTGTCGATACAAAATATCATCTGAGAGTTCATGCCAACATCTATCCCAGACATGTTTGGTCTTGAGATATTGTTGGATGTTAATAGAATGACAAATAACCTCCTAATATATGATCCTAAGGCCATGAGCTTGCTTCCTTAATGCATCAATGAATTCTTCGTCATCTTGCAAGAAACTAAGGGCGAAGCATGCATCTCTATACGTAGCATAAATTGTTCCTCTACTGTTCTTATATCTCGAAAACTCATACATCCTCTCTGAGTATTCAAGAGAAGTCGTTGGTAATATTCTTCGGTATTTGCTGCAAAATTGGTTAAAATCCAACTTTTAAGTTGTTAAATGGATTAAGTACgctattttaattattatgtagcTACACATCCGTATAAGaataattttcataaaaatatagaaataaaaaattgtataatcTATAGATTATACTGTTGAAAGTTATTTGAACATTTATTTTCTAGTGTAGATAAATCGAATAAAATGGACGTGAGGTACAGGCTgttaagattttaaatttaaatcattaAATAAGTAAGATCAAAATTGAATAACTCGTCATTACCTGCAGGTACATGAGTAAACCTTCCAATTGCGAAGCCTTTCTTTCGAGGAAACCACTTTGAAGAATTGTCCTTCCAAACAAACTTGGTTGAAAACTCAGCATAAGTCAGACTTTGAGCATAAGGATATGACATGTTCACCGCCATCCATCCCAAAAATATGGACTTATGAAATATTGCTCTTTCAACAATATCATTCACATTAGAAGTTTCACCATAAACCACAGGTTGCTCATCCTCCAATGGAATGGAAGTCTAATCACAAATGCTTCTTCTCTTGGATTTGTATCCAAATAGACGTCAGACTGCCTCACATGCCGAAATGTACCTATAATCGTAGTAATTTCTAATTTTGTCAACAACTTGTGTGGCTTCTGATGGATCACCAGCATTGTATAGAGTAGCTGTTACGCGGTCATTACCTTTGTACATACTTAAACATATACTTAATAGAACTTGTTTGGCATGTGTATTCCATTTATGTGGCACCCGAACTTGAGCAACAATTTTGGATTATACGGAATAATGAACTTATTGTCTAGTACACATTCCCTTTCTTTCAGTTTGACCGTTATCAACGCCTATATTTGAAAAATCCGGCTCATCAATGAGTGTTCGTTGTCTAAACTCTTTAGGATAGAACTTTGAACAGGATTCATTCTTCATGCAAGGTGAATTCTTATTGTACGGACCACATGGACCATGTACCATATAATTTTGAACATCTCCATGTAGATTTGGCCTTTCATTTTCATCAGGAATCTCAGCtgttatgtttgtctatgtcaTCTGGTGTTTGTGTCTTGAAATTGTTACTTATGAATAAAGGATATGTGCATGCGGAAGCCCTCTTTTGAAACTCTACAGTGCAAACGTCTGAAATTGAAAAAGACAAATGAGCAAAGCATTATAACATAAGATTTTAATAAAGCGTTGCATAAGCACAGACTTACATCCCAAATTTTGCCAAAGATTTTTCCTCTTTCAGGTCATCAATCAAACCATCAAGCTTAATCTTGAAAACTCGACACAATATATCAGGACGGTCTTCTGCCTTCAATCAATGGAAGTCACTTCTCTTTTTATCTCATCCTATTCAGCGTTACATGTCATGGTGATAAAATAGCTAGAATATCCTGCATATATGCAAATTGCAAAATGCATCTTACAATTATTGATCATATACCTAAGTCCCCGGTAAAAGTACTGGAAAGAATGATTCTTTTGCCAAGCCTTGCAGCATCTACACCCCGTTATAAGACTTTCATGCagaaatttatatttatcaacCCTCAAGTGTGGTTGTTACACCTAAAGAATTGTAACCTCTTTGATTCCACCATGTGTAGGCATCTAATAGAAATTGGGAATAATTTCTTTGATCTCAGAATTAACAGAGATTCACCTGTCCTTTTTGTAGTCGAAAAGCAAAGAATTGTCGCAAAGtgattgttttgtttttctttgtaggCCTAGCGGAAATAGAATCTGATGTTGCAATACCCAAACGAAATCCATCCTCTCCATACGGAAACAACAATGGATATGGAAGGCTAAATAAGATGGATGAAAAACATCAATCCGCTGGAGCTTTCTAGATTGACTCTCTATAATAACATCTCTATCTT is a window encoding:
- the LOC130946076 gene encoding uncharacterized protein LOC130946076, with protein sequence MRLSVGTTASDQDETEQFGEWLLKVGDGLKVNMDGNMESQLDLYGPELLNSINCSGLPPHKLILKVGVSVMLLRNIDQSSVLCNGTRLQVRKLGNHVIECEVLTGNNVGHIALIPKMNMVPTNETVPVRF